A genomic region of Rhodanobacter sp. contains the following coding sequences:
- a CDS encoding HAMP domain-containing sensor histidine kinase yields MWRRLNSLQFRLTLLLAVAAVAGALVYVGLTQWPLPQLIDWAHKDLSVSLHKPAQMGVYGGLAISALVLLPLAWWLAHLVMSPVSRMLRALEGAVASYRDGDFSFSIAARRRDELGELIQMHNALGQTLREQRQHLVQRELLLETVVQNTPVALVLSDVNGRVVYSNIASRHLFNDGKSLNGLNFAEVLAAAPEALSRAVESGEDALLSVELDGNEETFHLSQRAFRLQGRPHRLHLFRRMTRELSRQEVATWKRVIRVISHELNNSLAPISSLAHSGAELARRGDLERLPGVFATIGERARHLHGFIAGYASFAKLPAPQPQTVAWEPFLASLALHCRYRLAAPAPAQPGRFDPVQIEQVLINLIKNAHESGSSDDEVTLAILDAGSELRIEVSDRGPGMSETVLAQALLPFYSTKRSGTGLGLALAREIAEAHGGRVLLANREGGGLRVSLRLPQHGAR; encoded by the coding sequence ATGTGGCGCCGGCTGAATTCGCTGCAGTTCCGGCTGACCCTGTTGCTCGCGGTGGCGGCGGTGGCGGGGGCGCTGGTTTACGTGGGTCTCACGCAATGGCCGCTGCCGCAACTGATCGATTGGGCGCACAAGGACCTCTCGGTATCGCTGCACAAGCCGGCGCAGATGGGCGTGTACGGCGGCCTGGCGATCAGCGCCCTGGTGCTGCTGCCGCTGGCGTGGTGGCTGGCGCATCTGGTGATGTCGCCGGTGAGCCGGATGCTGCGAGCGCTGGAGGGCGCGGTGGCCAGCTATCGCGACGGCGACTTCAGCTTCTCCATCGCGGCGCGCCGCCGCGACGAGCTGGGCGAGTTGATCCAGATGCACAACGCGCTGGGCCAGACCCTGCGCGAGCAGCGCCAGCACCTGGTGCAGCGCGAGCTGCTGCTGGAGACGGTGGTGCAGAACACGCCGGTGGCGCTGGTGCTGTCCGACGTCAACGGTCGCGTGGTGTATTCCAACATCGCCTCGCGCCACCTGTTCAATGACGGCAAGAGCCTCAATGGGCTGAATTTCGCCGAGGTGCTGGCCGCCGCGCCGGAGGCGCTGTCGCGCGCGGTGGAGAGCGGCGAGGACGCGCTGCTCAGCGTGGAGCTGGACGGCAACGAGGAAACCTTCCACCTCTCGCAGCGCGCGTTCCGCCTGCAGGGCCGGCCGCACCGGCTGCACCTGTTCCGGCGCATGACGCGCGAGCTGTCGCGCCAGGAAGTGGCGACCTGGAAGCGGGTGATCCGCGTGATCAGCCACGAGTTGAACAATTCGTTGGCGCCGATCTCCTCGCTGGCGCATTCCGGCGCCGAGCTGGCGCGTCGCGGCGACCTGGAGCGGCTGCCCGGCGTGTTCGCCACCATCGGCGAGCGCGCGAGGCACCTGCACGGCTTCATCGCCGGCTACGCCAGTTTCGCCAAGTTGCCCGCGCCGCAGCCGCAGACGGTGGCGTGGGAGCCGTTCCTGGCTTCGCTGGCGCTGCACTGCCGCTACCGGCTGGCCGCGCCGGCGCCGGCGCAGCCGGGGCGCTTCGATCCGGTGCAGATCGAGCAGGTGCTGATCAACCTGATCAAGAACGCGCACGAGTCCGGCAGCTCGGACGACGAGGTCACCCTTGCCATCCTCGACGCCGGCAGCGAGCTGCGCATCGAGGTGTCCGACCGCGGCCCGGGCATGAGCGAGACCGTGCTGGCGCAGGCATTGCTGCCGTTCTATTCCACCAAGCGCTCCGGCACCGGGCTGGGCCTTGCGCTGGCGCGCGAGATCGCCGAGGCCCACGGCGGTCGCGTGCTGCTGGCCAACCGCGAGGGCGGCGGCCTGCGCGTGAGCCTGCGCCTGCCGCAACACGGCGCGCGATAG
- a CDS encoding ABC transporter permease: MFGYYLDLARRSLQRTPVLTGLMVLAIGLGIGASMTMLTVLHVMTDDPMPGRSAYLFRPYLNPVPLRMNRGMGPDPSINLTWPDAMALLHARKGTYQAAMAGNSLVVTPVQGRLRPFTADGRMTTRDLFAMFGLRFVAGAAWSAEQDDGAAAVVVVSRSFAQRVFGKTQVVGSVVSMGGHDFRVIGVVSDWAPRPMFYVDASEKRYAGADAFFMPLSTGMALNLGTNGNQSGWGSDENNLHSPTVTWLQFWVELDSPAAVAGYRRFLYDYAASQKAAGRFQQPASTAHLYGLMGWLGKQHIVPGDVNMQAGLALIFFGVCLLNIVALLLAKYLRRAAEVSVRRALGACRRDIFVQFSVESALIGLLGGAVGLVAAELGLWSVRQRPDDYAHLARMDLPMLALALTASVLASVAAGVLPAWRAASVAPAMRLKSQ; encoded by the coding sequence ATGTTCGGCTACTACCTTGATCTGGCACGACGCAGCCTCCAGCGCACGCCGGTGCTCACCGGCCTCATGGTGCTGGCGATCGGGCTGGGCATCGGTGCGTCGATGACGATGCTGACGGTACTGCACGTGATGACCGACGACCCGATGCCGGGGCGTAGCGCGTATCTGTTCCGTCCCTATCTGAACCCGGTGCCGCTTCGCATGAATCGGGGCATGGGGCCCGATCCAAGCATCAACCTCACCTGGCCGGATGCCATGGCCTTGTTGCATGCACGCAAAGGGACATACCAGGCGGCCATGGCGGGAAACAGCCTGGTGGTGACGCCCGTGCAGGGGCGGCTTCGCCCGTTCACCGCCGACGGACGCATGACGACGCGGGACTTATTCGCCATGTTCGGGCTCCGCTTCGTCGCAGGCGCTGCATGGAGCGCCGAGCAGGACGATGGCGCCGCGGCAGTCGTGGTCGTTTCCCGTTCATTCGCGCAGCGAGTGTTCGGGAAGACGCAAGTCGTCGGCAGCGTCGTGTCGATGGGCGGGCACGATTTCCGCGTGATCGGCGTGGTCAGCGATTGGGCGCCGCGCCCCATGTTCTACGTCGATGCGTCGGAGAAGCGCTATGCGGGCGCCGATGCGTTCTTCATGCCGTTGTCGACCGGAATGGCCTTGAATCTAGGCACCAATGGCAACCAGAGCGGCTGGGGCTCGGATGAAAACAACCTGCACAGCCCTACCGTGACGTGGTTGCAGTTCTGGGTGGAACTCGACTCGCCGGCTGCCGTAGCCGGCTACCGGCGCTTTCTGTACGACTACGCGGCAAGCCAGAAGGCGGCAGGAAGGTTCCAGCAGCCGGCGTCGACGGCGCACTTGTACGGATTGATGGGCTGGCTCGGAAAGCAGCACATCGTTCCCGGCGATGTGAACATGCAGGCCGGGTTGGCGCTGATTTTTTTTGGCGTCTGCTTGCTCAATATCGTGGCCTTGCTGTTGGCCAAATACCTGCGGCGCGCGGCCGAGGTCAGCGTGCGGCGTGCGCTCGGCGCCTGCCGCCGGGACATTTTCGTGCAGTTCTCCGTCGAGTCGGCGCTGATCGGCCTGCTGGGCGGCGCTGTGGGGCTGGTGGCGGCAGAGTTGGGCCTGTGGAGCGTGCGCCAGCGGCCGGACGACTACGCCCATTTGGCCCGCATGGATTTGCCGATGCTTGCATTGGCGTTGACTGCTTCCGTCCTCGCAAGCGTGGCCGCCGGTGTCTTGCCGGCTTGGCGGGCTGCGTCGGTAGCTCCGGCCATGCGGCTCAAATCTCAGTGA
- a CDS encoding ABC transporter permease: MLIRPIFASLRKHRLATFLIAMEIALACAVLCNACFLIVNRVQQIRIHSGVDESALAAIRLTGFDDGQGVDLNARVLSGLAKVPGMQSVSVISAVPFGGFANNAGIATDAAGKQFAGVVNFYSGGPGSFKALGLQLIAGRLPQDGDYQPVIHFVPDDALVWVTKSLADHAWPGVDPLGKEFWVGKPHFRVAGVVAHLARPAPGEGGPSTIDWSVFVPSQPGAHFAGSYLLRASPAQLPRVLRDARAAIARIAPDAVLDTAASQSVTNLRESFFQQDGSMARILLGVIAAMLLVTALGIVGLASFWVAQRRRQIGIRRALGATRGDILRYFQTENFLIVSLGIALGMLIAYVLNAVLMEFYELPHLPLYYLPIGAFALWALGQLAVLGPALRASHVPPVVATRSV; this comes from the coding sequence ATGCTCATCCGCCCCATTTTCGCCTCCTTGCGCAAGCATCGTCTTGCCACTTTCCTGATCGCTATGGAGATCGCGCTGGCCTGCGCGGTGCTGTGCAATGCCTGCTTTCTGATCGTCAACAGGGTGCAGCAGATCCGCATCCACAGCGGCGTCGACGAGAGCGCCCTGGCCGCCATCCGGCTCACCGGTTTCGACGACGGCCAGGGCGTCGACCTCAATGCCCGCGTGCTCAGCGGCCTGGCAAAGGTTCCGGGCATGCAGTCGGTCAGCGTGATCAGCGCCGTCCCGTTCGGCGGTTTCGCCAACAATGCCGGCATCGCCACGGATGCAGCCGGCAAGCAGTTTGCCGGCGTGGTGAATTTCTATTCGGGCGGCCCGGGCAGCTTCAAGGCACTCGGCCTTCAACTGATTGCGGGACGCCTGCCGCAGGATGGCGACTATCAGCCCGTGATCCACTTCGTACCCGACGACGCGCTGGTGTGGGTCACCAAGTCGTTGGCCGATCATGCATGGCCCGGCGTCGATCCGCTGGGTAAGGAGTTCTGGGTCGGCAAGCCCCATTTCCGGGTGGCTGGCGTGGTGGCGCACCTGGCGCGGCCTGCTCCGGGCGAGGGCGGGCCGTCCACCATCGATTGGTCGGTGTTCGTGCCTTCCCAACCCGGCGCGCACTTCGCCGGAAGCTACCTCTTGCGTGCGTCGCCTGCGCAACTGCCGCGCGTGCTTCGCGATGCGCGCGCGGCCATCGCCAGGATCGCCCCAGACGCGGTGCTGGACACCGCCGCCAGCCAGAGCGTGACCAACCTGCGCGAAAGCTTCTTCCAGCAGGACGGCAGCATGGCCCGCATCCTGCTAGGCGTCATCGCCGCGATGCTGCTGGTCACGGCGCTGGGTATCGTCGGGCTGGCCAGCTTCTGGGTGGCGCAACGGCGCAGGCAGATCGGCATCCGCCGCGCGCTGGGCGCCACGCGCGGCGACATCCTGCGCTACTTCCAGACCGAAAACTTTCTCATCGTGAGTCTTGGCATCGCGCTAGGCATGCTGATCGCCTACGTGCTCAACGCCGTGCTGATGGAGTTCTACGAACTGCCGCACCTGCCGCTGTACTACCTGCCGATCGGCGCATTCGCGCTCTGGGCGCTGGGCCAGCTCGCCGTGCTCGGCCCGGCGCTGCGCGCATCGCACGTGCCGCCGGTGGTGGCGACACGCAGCGTGTGA
- a CDS encoding ABC transporter permease, whose amino-acid sequence MRHIVKPLLRQRMMPLLVALQVALACAIACNALFLLQQKLVPIVTPDGVGQPDCLIVAWNIAPRGNPWPPATLRQTATELRAIPGVASASLAASWPMETMAQLSGTVVAEGKGIKASASVYIGDHLLDTLGLKLLEGRNFSAGEDALIYKGMGLEADGPAIITQALARHLFPDGDALGKVIRIGDQADAARRTVVGVVAHLMRNKFGQDDREDVDYTLLFPGTPSNWPVPIFGVRVRSKAEATGVLKAMKAVVQRELGPNMIQGIDPAYESYGDMRERMLAQSKAAVWLLSGVSLIVLLVTVVGIMGLTSYWVQQRARQIGIRRALGAQRGNILREVQLENLLVVGVGILFGMVLAYAINLWLMHRYELSRLPWNYLPYGAALMLLLGQCAVLSPALRAARVPPVVATRSV is encoded by the coding sequence ATGCGACACATCGTCAAGCCACTGCTTCGCCAACGCATGATGCCTTTGCTGGTCGCGCTGCAGGTGGCGCTGGCCTGCGCCATCGCCTGCAACGCGCTGTTCCTGCTGCAGCAGAAACTGGTGCCCATCGTGACGCCGGATGGCGTGGGGCAGCCGGATTGCCTGATCGTGGCGTGGAACATCGCGCCGCGCGGCAACCCGTGGCCGCCGGCCACCTTGCGCCAGACGGCGACAGAGCTGCGTGCCATCCCCGGCGTGGCGTCGGCCAGCCTCGCCGCCTCGTGGCCGATGGAGACCATGGCGCAGTTGAGCGGTACCGTGGTTGCGGAGGGCAAGGGCATCAAGGCCAGCGCGTCGGTCTACATCGGCGACCACCTGCTCGATACCCTGGGCCTGAAACTGCTGGAGGGGCGCAACTTCAGTGCGGGCGAGGACGCCTTGATCTACAAGGGCATGGGGCTGGAGGCCGACGGGCCGGCGATCATCACGCAGGCGCTGGCCCGGCACCTGTTCCCCGATGGCGATGCGCTGGGCAAGGTCATCCGCATCGGCGACCAGGCGGATGCCGCACGGCGCACCGTGGTGGGCGTGGTCGCGCATCTGATGCGCAACAAGTTCGGCCAGGACGACCGTGAGGACGTGGACTACACCTTGCTGTTCCCCGGCACCCCGTCGAACTGGCCGGTGCCGATCTTCGGCGTGCGGGTGCGTTCCAAGGCGGAAGCCACTGGCGTGCTCAAGGCCATGAAGGCCGTGGTCCAGCGCGAGCTGGGACCGAACATGATCCAGGGCATCGACCCGGCCTACGAGAGTTACGGCGACATGCGCGAACGCATGCTGGCGCAATCGAAGGCCGCCGTGTGGCTGCTGTCCGGCGTCAGCCTGATCGTGCTGCTGGTCACCGTGGTCGGCATCATGGGCCTCACCAGCTACTGGGTGCAGCAACGCGCGCGGCAGATCGGCATCCGCCGCGCGCTGGGTGCGCAGCGCGGCAACATCCTGCGCGAGGTGCAACTGGAGAACCTGCTGGTGGTGGGCGTGGGCATCCTGTTCGGCATGGTGCTGGCCTATGCGATCAACCTGTGGCTGATGCACCGCTACGAACTGTCGCGCCTGCCGTGGAACTATCTGCCCTACGGCGCCGCGCTGATGCTGCTGCTCGGCCAGTGCGCGGTGCTGTCGCCGGCGCTGCGCGCCGCGCGGGTGCCGCCGGTGGTGGCGACGCGCAGCGTGTGA
- a CDS encoding sigma-54 dependent transcriptional regulator has translation MRTVLIIDDNPAVGEALSLLLSLHDIRPLTALNPEEGMAQLERERVDVVIQDMNFTADTTSGEEGVALFRRIRDAYADLPVILLTAWTHLETAVELVKAGAADYLAKPWDDHKLLATVENLLELSESTREASRARRERRRRREVLQNTYDLGSVVFASEAMARTLDLACQVARAEVPILITGPNGAGKERIAAIVHANSLVKKGPFVAVNCGALPGELIEAELFGADAGAYTGANKAREGRFELADGGTLFLDEIGNLPLPGQMKLLRVLETGQFERLGSGKTRQAKVRVLSATNADLKAMIRAGTFREDLYYRLNVIEVNLPPLSERSDDVLPLAEHFLAGRATLGDAAREALLAYPWPGNVRELKNAIERAALLAGGKPITPELLNLPQFAPAAARNLDEPSREAVEVALHQAEGVVSRAAQSLGLSRQALYRRMERYGLTASA, from the coding sequence ATGCGTACCGTACTGATCATTGACGACAACCCGGCGGTGGGCGAGGCGCTGTCGCTGCTGCTGTCGCTGCACGACATCCGGCCGCTCACCGCGCTCAATCCGGAAGAGGGCATGGCCCAGCTGGAGCGCGAGCGGGTGGACGTGGTGATCCAGGACATGAACTTCACCGCCGACACCACCTCGGGCGAGGAGGGCGTGGCGCTGTTCCGGCGCATCCGCGACGCCTACGCGGACCTGCCGGTGATCCTGCTCACCGCGTGGACGCATCTGGAGACCGCGGTGGAGCTGGTCAAGGCCGGCGCGGCGGACTACCTCGCCAAGCCGTGGGACGACCACAAGCTGCTGGCCACGGTGGAGAACCTGCTGGAGCTGTCCGAGTCCACGCGCGAGGCGAGCCGCGCGCGGCGCGAGCGCCGCCGCCGCCGCGAGGTGTTGCAGAACACCTACGATCTCGGCAGCGTGGTGTTCGCCTCCGAAGCGATGGCGCGCACGCTGGACCTGGCCTGCCAGGTGGCGCGCGCCGAGGTGCCTATCCTGATCACCGGGCCGAACGGCGCGGGCAAGGAGCGCATCGCGGCCATCGTGCACGCCAACTCGCTGGTGAAGAAGGGGCCGTTCGTGGCGGTGAACTGCGGCGCGCTGCCGGGCGAGCTGATCGAGGCCGAGCTGTTCGGCGCCGACGCCGGCGCCTATACCGGCGCGAACAAGGCGCGCGAAGGCCGTTTCGAACTGGCCGACGGCGGCACCCTGTTCCTCGACGAGATCGGCAACCTGCCGCTGCCGGGCCAGATGAAGCTGCTGCGCGTGCTGGAGACCGGCCAGTTCGAACGGCTCGGTTCGGGCAAGACGCGGCAGGCCAAGGTGCGCGTGCTCAGCGCCACCAACGCCGACCTCAAGGCGATGATCCGCGCCGGCACCTTCCGCGAGGATCTCTACTACCGCCTCAACGTGATCGAGGTGAACCTGCCGCCCTTGTCCGAACGCAGCGACGACGTGCTGCCGCTGGCCGAGCATTTCCTCGCCGGCCGCGCCACGCTGGGCGACGCGGCGCGCGAAGCGCTGCTGGCCTATCCGTGGCCGGGCAACGTGCGCGAGCTGAAGAACGCGATCGAACGCGCCGCGCTGCTGGCCGGCGGCAAGCCGATCACGCCGGAGCTGCTCAACCTGCCGCAGTTCGCTCCGGCCGCCGCGCGCAACCTCGACGAACCCAGCCGCGAGGCGGTGGAGGTGGCGCTGCACCAGGCCGAGGGCGTGGTGAGCCGCGCGGCGCAGTCGCTGGGCTTGTCGCGCCAGGCCTTGTACCGGCGCATGGAGCGCTACGGGCTGACCGCGTCGGCATGA
- a CDS encoding ABC transporter permease, which produces MRVPPMIAALGRHRLTCWLLVLQAAVTCAVVCNAAFMVTQRVQRVNEPSGLRESGLSIMSLSLAKLHDDQLAQYLGDVDALRRIPGVQAAALVDGVPYLGGESSGTTCGSLDAVRRMLAARADVPGCAEPVLYSGGRQVLQALGLTLVAGRDFRDGDYVHGKAGYQMGDASSVIVSQSLARRLYPEGNAVGQMVYFGAGLSKGQGQRIVGVVEHLQRGILGKAIDDDQAVLVPSEPADASVLFALRSAARDQRRVLAAAAALLDERHPDRLQDPNFGRPYAQVRAAYFQRDRTMIGLLIASALGLLFVTALGIAGLANFWVQQRTRSIGIRRAIGATRGDILRYFQAENFLIVGVGIVLGMLLALALNLWLMQQYELTRLPWPYLPVGALLLWLLGQGAVLAPALRAAAVPPVVATRTI; this is translated from the coding sequence ATGCGTGTGCCGCCGATGATTGCCGCGCTCGGTCGCCACCGACTGACGTGCTGGCTGCTTGTCCTGCAGGCGGCCGTGACCTGCGCGGTGGTGTGCAACGCCGCCTTCATGGTGACGCAGCGCGTGCAGCGGGTGAATGAGCCGAGCGGGCTGCGCGAATCCGGACTGTCGATCATGTCGCTATCGCTGGCCAAACTGCACGACGACCAGCTTGCCCAGTACCTGGGAGATGTCGATGCCTTGCGGCGCATCCCAGGCGTGCAGGCGGCGGCGCTGGTGGACGGCGTTCCGTACCTTGGCGGGGAATCCTCCGGGACGACGTGCGGTAGCCTGGATGCGGTCCGTCGCATGTTGGCTGCGCGTGCCGACGTACCGGGTTGTGCGGAGCCGGTGTTGTACAGCGGTGGACGACAGGTTCTTCAGGCGTTGGGGTTGACCTTGGTGGCCGGCCGGGATTTTCGCGACGGCGACTACGTGCACGGGAAAGCCGGTTACCAAATGGGCGACGCATCGTCGGTGATCGTCAGCCAGAGCCTGGCGCGACGCCTTTATCCCGAGGGAAACGCGGTTGGGCAGATGGTCTACTTCGGCGCCGGTTTGTCGAAAGGGCAGGGCCAGCGGATCGTTGGCGTCGTGGAGCATCTGCAGCGCGGCATCCTGGGTAAGGCGATCGATGACGATCAGGCCGTGCTGGTCCCGTCCGAGCCGGCGGATGCATCCGTCCTGTTTGCCTTGCGCAGCGCTGCGCGCGATCAGCGGCGCGTATTGGCGGCGGCCGCGGCATTGCTCGACGAACGCCATCCGGATCGTCTGCAGGATCCGAATTTCGGACGTCCGTATGCGCAGGTCCGTGCCGCCTACTTCCAGCGCGACCGCACCATGATCGGCCTGCTGATCGCCTCAGCGCTGGGTCTGCTGTTCGTCACTGCGCTGGGCATTGCGGGGCTCGCCAACTTCTGGGTACAGCAGCGCACGCGCAGCATCGGCATCCGCCGTGCGATAGGCGCGACACGCGGCGACATCCTGCGTTACTTCCAGGCCGAGAACTTCCTGATCGTCGGCGTGGGCATCGTGCTTGGCATGCTGCTCGCACTGGCGCTCAATCTATGGCTGATGCAGCAATATGAGTTGACCCGCCTGCCGTGGCCGTACCTGCCGGTAGGCGCGCTGCTGCTGTGGCTGCTGGGGCAAGGCGCCGTGCTGGCGCCGGCGCTGCGCGCGGCCGCGGTTCCGCCGGTGGTGGCGACACGCACGATATGA
- a CDS encoding ABC transporter permease, giving the protein MMDYYLRLALSRCRQNVPMVLLLVLTMAIGIASTMTALTIFRALAGAPLPGVSPSLYVATMDARESVDKDNPDYKQPDSLLKFADAKALVDAHRAVQQVAVAQSLTQIGRPDGDQSAQAYGLMAYGPVLQAFGVPLRYGRPWTEAELASNAPVLVIDTHTAQKLFGTENAVGRSVTLGRRSFRVIGVSAPWKPRVQMFDVAQSRGNLMGQDENFFVPAEASLDAGVGPLIAGECGKDAPVASFQSTQVSQCRWLEAWVRLDTPAQVSAYGPFLAGYANAQHDAGRFVYPPQARLYSTQAWLALNHVVPDDVHLNLMLAGGFLLLCLVNVAGLLAARFLRRQGDVAIRRALGASKRDVFVQHLVETGLLGLLGGVLALPLTWLGLWIVRMQPVSYAEAARFSPGVFAILLALSVGVGLVVGILPAWRVCRQPPALQIKLA; this is encoded by the coding sequence ATGATGGATTACTACCTGCGACTGGCGCTTAGCCGCTGCCGGCAGAACGTGCCGATGGTGTTGCTGTTGGTGTTGACCATGGCCATCGGCATTGCTTCCACCATGACGGCGCTGACGATTTTTCGCGCATTGGCGGGTGCGCCGCTGCCGGGCGTCAGTCCCTCTTTGTACGTGGCGACGATGGATGCGCGCGAGTCGGTGGACAAGGACAACCCCGACTACAAGCAGCCGGACAGCCTGCTGAAATTCGCCGACGCCAAGGCGCTGGTGGACGCGCACCGCGCCGTGCAGCAGGTGGCGGTGGCGCAGAGCCTCACGCAGATCGGCCGGCCGGATGGCGATCAGTCGGCTCAAGCCTATGGCCTGATGGCCTACGGTCCGGTGTTGCAGGCCTTCGGCGTGCCCTTGCGCTACGGCCGGCCGTGGACGGAGGCCGAGCTGGCATCCAACGCGCCGGTGTTGGTGATCGACACCCATACGGCGCAGAAGCTGTTCGGCACCGAGAACGCCGTGGGTCGCAGCGTGACGCTGGGGCGACGAAGTTTCCGCGTGATCGGCGTGAGTGCGCCGTGGAAACCGCGCGTGCAGATGTTCGACGTGGCGCAAAGCCGCGGCAACCTGATGGGACAGGACGAGAACTTCTTCGTGCCGGCGGAGGCCTCGCTGGATGCCGGAGTGGGGCCGCTCATCGCCGGCGAGTGCGGCAAGGATGCGCCGGTGGCCAGCTTCCAGTCCACGCAGGTTTCGCAGTGCCGCTGGCTGGAAGCCTGGGTGCGGCTGGACACGCCGGCGCAAGTGAGCGCCTATGGCCCGTTCCTCGCCGGTTACGCGAATGCCCAGCACGACGCGGGGCGTTTCGTGTATCCGCCGCAGGCAAGGCTGTACAGCACTCAGGCGTGGCTGGCGCTGAACCACGTGGTGCCGGATGACGTGCACCTCAACCTGATGCTGGCGGGCGGCTTCCTGCTGCTGTGTCTGGTCAACGTGGCCGGGTTGCTGGCCGCGCGTTTTCTGCGCCGGCAGGGCGACGTGGCGATCCGTCGCGCGCTGGGCGCCTCGAAGCGCGACGTGTTCGTGCAGCATCTGGTGGAGACCGGTCTGCTCGGCCTGCTCGGCGGCGTGCTGGCCTTGCCGCTCACGTGGTTGGGTTTGTGGATAGTGCGCATGCAGCCGGTGAGCTACGCGGAGGCCGCTCGCTTCAGTCCTGGCGTGTTCGCGATCCTGCTGGCGCTCTCGGTGGGCGTGGGGCTGGTGGTTGGCATTCTGCCGGCATGGCGTGTTTGCCGGCAGCCGCCGGCGTTGCAGATCAAGCTGGCCTGA